A window from Salvia miltiorrhiza cultivar Shanhuang (shh) chromosome 2, IMPLAD_Smil_shh, whole genome shotgun sequence encodes these proteins:
- the LOC131007598 gene encoding phenolic glucoside malonyltransferase 1-like, which produces MATKLDHCKILPSSPNHNAQELTLPLTHFDIPFLQSDPDQTLIFFDFQCSEPQFLDTILPGLKNSLSATLTHFLPLAGNILLPAGNSSMPVIRYLSGDSVSLTVARSDQNLSYLTANHPRAADEFYPCVPHLPPVTSSSAAAVFPAVALQITLFPQQGICIGVAYYHAAGDASSIVNFIKSWAFVNKFGEEFYLKYGELVPVLDRTLVQDPDRLDSKAWNLVKDSRVLPVEMESTALPTNKVRSTFLLTQNQVRNLKNYVFANNPNLDRVSSFVVITAHVWRCLVESDGGGGGGSDEAVFFMLAVDCRGRLRPPLPAAYFGNCVVAAVAESRRGLLLEGKLGFLAAVESLAGAIGRVLHGEGGIVESAKWPLDFADFGGKYVVAVAGSPRFDLYEADFGWGRPRKCEYVHLDRERSISVAKSREFEGGFEIGLSRGEAEMEVFESAFHRGLEEILKM; this is translated from the coding sequence ATGGCTACCAAACTCGATCACTGCAAAATCCTCCCTTCTTCTCCAAACCACAACGCTCAAGAACTCACTCTCCCTCTCACACATTTCGACATCCCATTCCTTCAATCCGATCCCgaccaaaccctaattttcttcGATTTCCAATGCTCCGAGCCTCAATTCCTCGACACAATCCTCCCCGGCCTAAAAAATTCCCTCTCCGCTACCCTCACACACTTCCTCCCCCTAGCCGGAAACATTCTCCTCCCTGCCGGAAACTCCAGCATGCCGGTCATCCGCTACCTCTCCGGCGACTCAGTCTCCCTCACGGTCGCCCGATCCGACCAAAACTTGAGCTATCTCACCGCGAACCACCCAAGGGCCGCCGATGAATTCTACCCTTGCGTCCCCCACTTGCCGCCGGTcacctcctcctccgccgccgccgtgtTCCCCGCCGTCGCGTTGCAGATCACACTATTCCCGCAGCAGGGAATCTGCATCGGCGTCGCGTATTATCACGCCGCAGGAGATGCTAGTAGCATAGTCAATTTCATCAAATCGTGGGCTTTTGTAAATAAATTTGGTGAGGAATTTTATCTAAAATATGGTGAACTTGTACCGGTATTGGATAGAACCCTAGTTCAAGATCCGGATAGATTAGATTCCAAAGCATGGAATCTCGTAAAAGATTCTAGGGTTTTGCCAGTTGAGATGGAATCTACGGCATTACCCACCAACAAAGTTCGTTCCACATTCCTACTAACACAAAACCAAGTCCGAAACCTCAAGAACTATGTCTTCGCTAATAACCCTAATTTGGACCGCGTTTCATCCTTCGTCGTGATCACCGCTCACGTCTGGAGATGTCTGGTTGAAtccgacggcggcggcggcggcggcagtgaCGAGGCCGTGTTCTTCATGCTCGCCGTGGACTGCCGGGGGCGCCTGCGTCCGCCTCTTCCCGCGGCTTACTTTGGGAACTGCGTGGTGGCCGCGGTTGCGGAATCGAGGCGGGGACTGCTGCTGGAGGGAAAATTAGGGTTTCTCGCCGCGGTGGAGTCCTTGGCCGGGGCGATCGGGAGGGTTTTGCACGGCGAGGGAGGGATCGTGGAGAGCGCGAAATGGCCGTTGGACTTCGCCGATTTTGGCGGGAAATATGTGGTCGCAGTGGCCGGTTCGCCGAGGTTTGACTTGTACGAAGCCGACTTCGGGTGGGGGAGACCGAGGAAGTGCGAGTACGTGCATCTCGATAGGGAGAGATCGATCTCGGTGGCGAAATCGAGGGAGTTTGAGGGGGGATTCGAGATCGGATTGTCGAGGGGGGAGGCGGAGATGGAGGTTTTCGAGTCCGCGTTTCATCGAGGACtcgaagaaatcttgaagatgtAA